Proteins encoded within one genomic window of Spiroplasma endosymbiont of Agriotes lineatus:
- a CDS encoding IS3 family transposase (programmed frameshift) — MGNKTSYSEEFKKQIVMLYKNGKSVINLGKKYNLPKPTIYSWVKNYNNSGSFKAKDNRKLEENEIITLRKELKDLKMENDILKQFRTDNGQKITIINSNKKKYSIRKMCKLLNISKSNYYYQINKYTRKIVNNYNQEIISVFNESHQVYGARKIKVVLTHKSINLSRRKIRNIMKNNNLISKYTKTRLKCKNIQVNNDPVNNIVNRDFNNRKINEIIVSDLTYIKVGFKWFYVCLLIDLYNREIVGYSSGPNKNTELVYQAIVRITRPLLKIEIFHTDRGNEFKNNIIDQLLSTFKIQRSLSAKGCPYDNAVAEATYKVFKTEFINGRKLNDLAQLELELFDYINWYNNLRIHGSLNYLSPVTFRKQMSI; from the exons ATGGGAAATAAAACCTCATACTCTGAAGAATTTAAAAAACAAATTGTCATGCTATACAAAAATGGCAAAAGTGTTATTAATTTAGGGAAAAAATATAATTTACCAAAACCAACTATTTATAGTTGAGTTAAAAATTATAATAATTCTGGTTCATTTAAAGCAAAAGACAATCGCAAACTAGAAGAAAATGAAATAATAACTTTACGAAAAGAACTTAAAGACTTAAAAATGGAAAATGACATTTTAAAGCAAT TTCGCACTGATAATGGCCAAAAAATAACAATAATTAATAGCAATAAGAAAAAATATTCAATAAGAAAAATGTGTAAATTATTAAATATTTCAAAATCCAATTACTATTATCAAATTAATAAATACACAAGGAAAATAGTGAATAATTATAATCAAGAAATTATCAGTGTATTTAACGAAAGCCACCAAGTCTATGGAGCTCGAAAAATCAAAGTAGTATTAACTCATAAAAGTATTAACCTATCTAGACGCAAAATTAGAAACATTATGAAAAACAATAATTTGATATCAAAGTACACAAAAACAAGACTTAAATGCAAAAATATTCAAGTAAATAATGATCCAGTAAATAACATTGTAAACCGAGACTTTAATAATAGAAAAATAAATGAAATTATCGTTAGTGACTTAACTTATATAAAAGTGGGTTTTAAATGATTTTATGTATGTCTCCTAATTGATTTGTATAATCGCGAGATTGTTGGTTATAGTTCCGGACCAAATAAAAATACGGAGTTGGTTTATCAAGCTATTGTGCGAATTACTAGACCATTATTAAAAATTGAAATATTTCATACCGACCGAGGTAATGAGTTTAAAAATAATATAATTGATCAATTATTATCTACATTTAAAATTCAAAGATCATTGAGTGCGAAGGGTTGTCCATATGATAATGCAGTTGCTGAAGCAACTTATAAAGTTTTTAAAACAGAATTTATTAATGGTAGAAAATTAAATGATCTTGCACAATTAGAACTTGAATTATTTGATTACATTAATTGATACAATAATCTTAGAATACATGGCAGTTTAAATTATTTATCTCCAGTTACTTTTAGAAAACAAATGTCTATATAA